The stretch of DNA CACACGCCGTTTCTGGCGGGGATGTTCCTGCTGACGGGATTGGCAGCGATCGGTTTTCCCGGAACGATTGGCTTCATCGGCATGGAACTGCTCGTTGAAGGAGCTGTCGAAGTCTATCCAATGATCGGGATGGCCGTTGTTGTGGCGGCGATGCTCAACGGCATCGCGGTTGTCAAAGCCTACTTCCACATTTTTACGGGGACGCGACACACTGCTTCGATTTCACTGCGGTGTCGACCCGCTGAACGTATCACGATTCTCATCATGGTCGTATTGATCATTGGAGGCGGAATCGTTCCACAACCAGGAGTTGAGTCGCGCTATCACGCCGCGAGAGGCTTGCTGGAACACCGAGAAATTCACGGTGAACGGACAAACCATACACAGGCTTCGGAAACAGACGACGTATCCAAAGATCAATGACTCCTACGGTCAAAAACCAAGATCGTTACAGGAATGAATGACAAATGAGCAGAGAAGAAAACAATGTTGTTGAAATCCCGCGCGGGGACGTGACCGGTTTCACCAAGTACTTAAAGAAAGACCTTATCTCCGGATTTATGGTCTTTTTGATCGCTTTGCCGTTGTGTCTCGGTATTTCATTGGCGTGTGGGTATCCACCGATCGCTGGGATTTTTACTGCCATCATTGGTGCGGTCCTGACAACCTTCATCAGCAACAGTGAGTTGACGATCAAAGGTCCGGCCGCTGGATTGATTGTTATTGCCATTGAATGCATCGAGGATTTCGGTGGCGATGGCATGATGGGCGGTTGGTCGGACGCAGATATGACGGCTTATCAGGCTGCACTTGCGGTCGGTGTGGCCGCAGCCGTGATGCAAATTCTATTCGGATTGTTCCGAGGTGGAATTCTTGGTGAGTTTTTCCCGATTTCAACTGTCCACGGAATGTTGGCGGCGATTGGGGTGATCATCATTATTAAGCAATTTCCAGTCGCCTTAGGGGTCTCCGCCGGTGGGGAACCGCTGGAAATGCTCGAGGAAATTCCGCATTACATCATGGAGGCCAATCCAGCAATCGCGGCCATCGGCATCGTCAGTATACTGATCATGTTCTTCTGGCCCTTTGCCGGGAAACGCGTCGAATTCCTGAAGAAAATCCCATCGCCCATGGTCGTGCTGATCGTGACGATCCCCATGGGATTAGCATTTGATTTGCTCCACGAACACTCTTACACACTACAAGGGCATAAATATCAACTGGGTGAACAATATCTGGTCAAGATGCCGGAGCATATCTTTGGCATGTTTGATGATGTAACCACACCCGACTTCTCCGCATTGCGACAACTCAAAGCGTGGAAGTGGGCCATGATGTTTTTCATCATCGGAAGTCTGGAATCTCTGCTCAGCGCTAAAGCCGTGGATTTGATCGATCCTTGGAAGCGCAAGACCAGTATGAACCGTGATGTGGTTGCCGTCGGTGTCGGAAACCTGTGTGCTTCTTGGGTTGGCGGTTTGCCAATGATCTCAGAAATCGTCCGCTCCAAAGCGAATATCGACAACGGTGCCCATACGCGGTTCTCTGACATGTGGCACGGCATTTTTCTGCTGGTGTTCGTCGCCTTGTTTCCCACATTTCTACATGAAATTCCACTTGCTGCATTGGCCGGAATGCTGGTCTACACTGGCTACCGACTGGCACATCCGACCGAGTTTATACACGTCTATCGCATCGGCAAAGAACAACTGGCCGTCTTTATGACCACGCTGGTCGTTGTCTTGGCAACTGACCTGCTCATCGGCGTCGCGGCAGGCATCCTTCTGAAGATGGTGATCCACGTCGCTAACGGTGTGCCGATTAAGTCTTTGTTCAAGCCGTACATCGAAGTGCAAGAAATCGACGACAATACGAGTCTGATTCTCGCGCGTGAATCGGCTGTCTTTAGTAACTGGATCCCTTTCCGTCATCAGATCGAACAAATCGGTCTCGTGCAGAAACGGAATCTCATCGTCGATGTCTCTGACACAAAGCTTGTTGATCACAGTGTGATGGAGAAGCTTGACGAAATGAAACGCGACTTCGAGCAAGAGGGGTTAACCTTTGAAGTTCGAGGGCTCGTCGCTTTGCAGCCACTTGCCAAAAATATCCACGCCGCTCGCAAGAGTGGCTTGGCAACCATGCGACGACTGACAATCGTTGCCGATGCGGACTTAGAACCGTGGCTGCAACAAAAAATTATCGAATTGGGTGCATCAGGCTATACATCGCAACCATGTTCCGGTGCCGGTCGAAGCGACCTTGAAAATGGAGGAGTCGCGACAACCTCAAAAGTACGTATCGAGGTGGTCATGCCTGATGCAATCTGCGAAGGCGTTATTAAATATCTGCGGCAGGATGTACTCCCCACGCATCGCGTCATGGTGAGCGTCGAATTGGTCGATGTCGTCCGCCGCGATCATTTCGACTTGCTAGAAACTGAAGTCGATGCCGTCCAACATCACTAAATAAGGAGGCTGAGGGGATGATGGGATTGAAAGCATTTCGATGTCATTTCAGTCCAGCTCATTCCATAACGACCGATCACCTTGTCTGCGCTTCTTCACGGAGTTCGCGAGCGACGGTGAGATAGTAGTTACGGGCTGTCGCATTGACCATTTTGTCGGCAAGCTTTGTCAGCGCCTCTGCTTTGATTCGCTTTGCCGTTGCGTCATCCTTGTTAATTGCTAACAAAGAATCAGCTAGTTGTGCGGCCCATTGATTGTCGTCTGTGGCAAGAGCTTCATTGGCTGCGGCCAATAGCTTGTCCGTGCCTCCGGCGAGTTTTGCGATATGCTGTGCTTCTGATTTTGGTGAAAGTCGAAACAGATTCGTTGGGTTGCCATCGAACCAGCCCAGATAGCCGTTGAAGACACTGCGGACGCCCCATTCTGGATGTCCGTAGAAGGGTTGCAAGTAGTCTTTATCGGCGAGGTTTTTGGGAAGTTGCACGTACTCGACCAGTTCATCGGGCGTCATTCCCTGATTCATGCCCTCGACAGTTTTGTCGTGAATGAACTGAACAGCATCGCGATAGTCG from Symmachiella dynata encodes:
- a CDS encoding SulP family inorganic anion transporter is translated as MSREENNVVEIPRGDVTGFTKYLKKDLISGFMVFLIALPLCLGISLACGYPPIAGIFTAIIGAVLTTFISNSELTIKGPAAGLIVIAIECIEDFGGDGMMGGWSDADMTAYQAALAVGVAAAVMQILFGLFRGGILGEFFPISTVHGMLAAIGVIIIIKQFPVALGVSAGGEPLEMLEEIPHYIMEANPAIAAIGIVSILIMFFWPFAGKRVEFLKKIPSPMVVLIVTIPMGLAFDLLHEHSYTLQGHKYQLGEQYLVKMPEHIFGMFDDVTTPDFSALRQLKAWKWAMMFFIIGSLESLLSAKAVDLIDPWKRKTSMNRDVVAVGVGNLCASWVGGLPMISEIVRSKANIDNGAHTRFSDMWHGIFLLVFVALFPTFLHEIPLAALAGMLVYTGYRLAHPTEFIHVYRIGKEQLAVFMTTLVVVLATDLLIGVAAGILLKMVIHVANGVPIKSLFKPYIEVQEIDDNTSLILARESAVFSNWIPFRHQIEQIGLVQKRNLIVDVSDTKLVDHSVMEKLDEMKRDFEQEGLTFEVRGLVALQPLAKNIHAARKSGLATMRRLTIVADADLEPWLQQKIIELGASGYTSQPCSGAGRSDLENGGVATTSKVRIEVVMPDAICEGVIKYLRQDVLPTHRVMVSVELVDVVRRDHFDLLETEVDAVQHH